One window from the genome of Pseudomonas sp. L5B5 encodes:
- a CDS encoding ABC transporter permease: protein MRAALTAALAWQDYRADTWLAACSVLALVAVIAPLLVLFGLKFGLVSSLTERLEKDPTVREIIPLGGGRFSAQFIAELRQRPEVAFALPRTRQIAATADLSRGSGELGLTVEMLPTAGSDPLLGRLPALQGMNGVLLSRTAAEKLGVQPGDWLQASFGRQVAGRTEVQQTRVQVEGVLPLEAFARDALLAPLELLEAAEDYRDGRAVLAMGWAGGAPTLAGQRVYPAFRLYARTLDDVETLRQYFAGRGLLVSTQAQTIAQVQSLSRNLSIVFWIIAGLALAGAFAAIFAGALAAVERKRRELSVLRLLGFSTGALLLFVVAQALYSAGFAAVLSGVLYGLAQAGLNHLFMQVPGEYASHLLPVHYGLALLATLGVSTLAAALGGWRVARIEACEGIRDV from the coding sequence ATGCGTGCGGCCCTGACAGCGGCGCTGGCCTGGCAGGATTATCGGGCCGATACCTGGTTGGCGGCCTGCTCGGTGCTGGCCCTGGTGGCGGTGATCGCGCCGCTGCTGGTGCTGTTCGGGCTCAAGTTCGGCCTGGTCAGCAGCCTGACCGAGCGCCTGGAGAAGGACCCGACGGTGCGCGAGATCATTCCCCTGGGTGGCGGTCGTTTCAGTGCCCAGTTCATTGCCGAGCTGAGGCAGCGTCCGGAGGTGGCGTTCGCCTTGCCCAGGACTCGGCAGATCGCCGCCACGGCGGATCTGTCGCGAGGCTCGGGGGAACTCGGCCTGACCGTGGAAATGCTTCCTACCGCAGGCTCGGACCCGTTGCTGGGGCGCCTGCCGGCATTGCAGGGCATGAACGGTGTACTGCTCAGTCGGACCGCCGCCGAGAAGCTCGGGGTGCAGCCGGGAGATTGGCTGCAGGCCAGCTTCGGCCGGCAGGTGGCGGGGCGCACCGAGGTGCAGCAAACCCGGGTGCAGGTCGAGGGCGTGCTGCCCCTGGAAGCCTTTGCCCGGGATGCGCTGCTGGCGCCCCTGGAGCTGCTGGAGGCTGCCGAGGACTATCGCGACGGCCGTGCCGTGTTGGCCATGGGCTGGGCCGGTGGCGCCCCGACGTTGGCCGGGCAACGGGTGTATCCGGCGTTTCGCCTGTATGCGCGGACCCTCGATGACGTTGAAACGCTGCGTCAGTACTTCGCCGGGCGCGGCCTGCTGGTGTCGACCCAGGCCCAGACCATCGCCCAGGTGCAGTCCTTGAGCCGCAACCTGTCGATCGTGTTCTGGATCATTGCCGGGTTGGCCCTGGCTGGGGCCTTCGCGGCCATTTTCGCCGGTGCCCTGGCGGCGGTGGAGCGCAAGCGCCGGGAGTTGTCGGTGTTGCGCCTGCTGGGCTTCTCCACCGGGGCATTGCTACTGTTCGTGGTGGCCCAGGCGCTGTACAGCGCCGGGTTCGCCGCGGTGTTGAGTGGCGTGCTGTACGGCCTGGCCCAGGCGGGGCTGAATCATCTGTTCATGCAGGTGCCGGGCGAGTACGCCAGCCACCTGCTGCCGGTCCATTACGGGCTGGCCCTGTTGGCGACGCTGGGCGTCAGCACCCTGGCCGCCGCGCTGGGCGGCTGGCGGGTGGCGCGCATTGAAGCCTGTGAAGGAATTCGCGATGTATAA
- a CDS encoding ABC transporter ATP-binding protein yields the protein MLDLVDVRKSRGEGRQRYSLVIPRLQLRAGDQLAVVGPSGCGKSTLLDLLALVLAPDSSRRFDFAPDRATFDIAGIWQQAGHGALAELRSRHLGYVLQTGGLLGFLDVRGNISLPRKMLGLADEGIPRRLAERLEIVDQLHKKPAALSVGQRQRVSCARALAHGPQVLLADEPTAALDPLNAQRVMQLLVQQVRDQQLCCVVATHDEPLARANGLQIRRITCQRDVDGGVTATLGEAC from the coding sequence ATGCTGGACCTGGTGGACGTGCGCAAGAGTCGCGGCGAGGGTCGCCAGCGCTACAGCCTGGTGATCCCCAGGCTGCAGCTGCGTGCCGGCGACCAACTGGCCGTGGTAGGGCCCAGCGGATGTGGCAAGAGCACCCTGCTGGACCTGCTGGCGCTGGTACTGGCACCGGATTCGAGCCGGCGCTTCGATTTTGCCCCGGACCGGGCAACCTTCGATATCGCCGGAATCTGGCAGCAGGCCGGGCATGGCGCCTTGGCCGAATTGCGCAGCCGGCACCTGGGGTACGTGTTGCAGACCGGCGGCCTGCTGGGGTTTCTCGATGTACGGGGCAACATCAGCCTGCCGCGCAAGATGCTTGGGCTGGCCGATGAGGGCATTCCCCGGCGCCTGGCCGAACGCCTGGAAATCGTCGACCAGTTGCACAAGAAACCCGCCGCGCTGTCGGTGGGCCAGCGCCAGCGGGTCAGCTGCGCCCGGGCCCTGGCCCACGGTCCGCAGGTGTTGCTGGCGGACGAGCCGACCGCCGCCCTGGACCCCTTGAATGCCCAGCGGGTGATGCAACTTCTGGTGCAGCAAGTGCGGGACCAGCAGCTGTGCTGCGTGGTGGCCACCCACGATGAGCCACTGGCCCGGGCCAATGGCTTGCAGATCCGGCGCATAACCTGCCAGCGCGACGTCGATGGCGGTGTCACCGCGACCCTCGGGGAGGCGTGCTGA
- a CDS encoding serine/threonine-protein kinase has product MDIVIPGFDIQGEIGEGAMASVYLATQRSLERKVALKVMAASLAADPSFCERFLREGKTLARLSHPHTVTIHDIGNVGELYYMAMEYLPNGTLKERIAAGLTPEQGVTYIRQIASALGYAHAQGLVHRDVKPANILFRADGTAVLSDFGIAKSLDDRTQFTQAGFAVGTPSYMSPEQARGQDIDGRADLYALGVVLYEILVGKLPYNGTDALSTALAHLTEPLPELPVHHGRYQHILGKLLAKDPAERYPDAAALLVALDNLPAAAPEVEATLIQPLPLPAREVPAASDLAGLTPVSIEIPRQAPPPAPRQEPRPEPVVAPQRVSSLPPQGAEPAGQRRGPVLALAGVAVAVALAVAGVGYWWLSGDSQEPAPKVVASPPASGTSGASSVAPPVNQPVAGDADGGQRPLLMPGKKTLFQRVLSKPGASFSSEPGATPGRSVPAFSVLYVYQRKSLDGRSWLRLGAASDGRSVGWLPADQVSDWKQSLVLKFTERSGRAPVMFVRQASQLERLLADPSAARNLLLNAQKNPQDDQQVLALEPNASAVPQDQFYLLPIFDSKESFDENGQPVQLLNVASIDPGSSPQSISDSSGKSQPLAGAQATGDAFRTAVVLVVDTSVSMQPYIDRVRDVVHELQGKLAARGELDSVSFGLVGFRNNIKKTPGLEYVAKTLVTLDQGRDPQRFQELVGQVKATSVSSHSFNEDAFAGVMQAVQGMDWKGYGGRLILLVSDAGALRKNDPFSRTQMNEAEVRQAALGKQIKIYALHLRTDAGKKNHAQAETQYRVLTADANPKIGDLYIPVAGGDVSKFGERVDEIGTVFADLVHQVRGNQSQAVPVLAASPSIAEKSAAIGYAMHMDFLGHKSASQAPQLVSAWTADRDLTNPALPAFQVCVMLTKLQLNDLQQSLKLIVDAARKTQTSPKDFFQEIASASAYMSRDPSALSKGGNLANGGVLGEYLEGLPYRSKSLNMTQDLWLSLSVAEQEDFIDELDSKIRLYETFHNDLANWVRFGDAEPGDALYRVPLSTLP; this is encoded by the coding sequence ATGGACATTGTGATTCCCGGCTTTGACATCCAGGGCGAGATTGGCGAAGGCGCCATGGCCTCCGTGTACCTGGCGACCCAGCGTTCCCTGGAGCGCAAGGTGGCGCTCAAGGTCATGGCTGCGTCCCTGGCGGCCGACCCGAGCTTCTGCGAGCGCTTCCTGCGCGAAGGCAAGACCCTGGCGCGGTTGTCCCATCCGCACACCGTGACCATCCATGACATCGGCAATGTCGGCGAGCTGTACTACATGGCCATGGAGTACCTGCCCAACGGCACCCTCAAGGAGCGGATCGCCGCCGGGCTGACCCCGGAGCAGGGCGTGACCTATATCCGCCAGATCGCTTCGGCCCTGGGGTATGCCCATGCCCAGGGGCTGGTGCACCGTGACGTCAAGCCGGCCAACATCCTGTTCCGTGCCGACGGTACGGCGGTGCTCTCGGACTTCGGCATCGCCAAGTCCCTGGATGACCGCACCCAGTTCACCCAGGCAGGTTTTGCCGTCGGCACCCCGAGCTACATGAGCCCCGAGCAGGCCCGTGGCCAGGACATCGACGGGCGTGCCGACCTCTATGCCCTGGGCGTGGTGCTGTACGAAATCCTGGTGGGCAAGCTGCCGTACAACGGCACCGATGCCTTGTCGACGGCCCTGGCCCACCTCACCGAGCCGTTGCCGGAGCTGCCAGTGCACCACGGCCGTTACCAGCACATTCTGGGCAAGCTGCTGGCCAAGGACCCCGCCGAGCGCTACCCGGACGCCGCTGCCTTGCTGGTGGCCCTGGACAACCTGCCGGCGGCGGCCCCGGAGGTCGAGGCGACGCTGATCCAGCCGCTGCCGCTGCCTGCGCGGGAAGTGCCGGCGGCCAGCGACCTGGCCGGGCTGACGCCGGTGTCCATCGAGATTCCGCGGCAGGCGCCGCCGCCTGCTCCACGCCAGGAACCGCGCCCTGAACCCGTGGTTGCGCCCCAGCGCGTGTCCAGCTTGCCGCCCCAGGGCGCCGAGCCTGCAGGGCAACGTCGGGGCCCGGTGCTGGCCCTGGCTGGCGTGGCCGTGGCAGTCGCCCTGGCCGTGGCAGGGGTCGGTTACTGGTGGCTGTCCGGGGACAGCCAGGAGCCTGCGCCAAAGGTTGTTGCCAGCCCTCCGGCCTCCGGCACCAGCGGTGCGTCCAGCGTGGCGCCGCCGGTCAACCAGCCGGTGGCGGGTGATGCCGATGGCGGCCAGCGACCGCTGCTGATGCCCGGCAAGAAGACCCTGTTCCAGCGGGTGCTGAGCAAGCCGGGGGCGAGTTTCTCCAGCGAGCCGGGGGCCACGCCGGGGCGCTCGGTACCGGCGTTCTCGGTGCTGTACGTGTATCAGCGCAAGAGCCTCGACGGTCGTTCCTGGTTGCGCCTGGGCGCGGCCAGCGATGGTCGCAGCGTCGGCTGGCTGCCGGCGGACCAGGTCAGTGACTGGAAGCAGAGCCTGGTGCTCAAGTTCACCGAGCGTTCCGGGCGGGCACCGGTGATGTTCGTGCGCCAGGCCAGCCAGCTGGAGCGCCTGCTGGCGGACCCGTCGGCGGCCAGGAACCTGTTGCTCAATGCCCAGAAGAACCCTCAGGACGATCAGCAGGTGCTGGCCCTGGAACCCAATGCCAGCGCGGTGCCGCAGGATCAGTTCTACCTGTTGCCGATCTTCGACTCCAAGGAGAGCTTCGACGAGAACGGCCAGCCGGTGCAGCTGCTCAATGTCGCCTCCATCGATCCGGGCAGCAGCCCGCAGAGCATCAGCGACAGCAGCGGCAAGAGCCAGCCGCTGGCCGGCGCGCAGGCCACTGGCGATGCCTTCCGTACGGCAGTGGTGCTGGTGGTCGATACCTCGGTGTCGATGCAGCCCTACATCGACCGGGTACGTGATGTGGTGCATGAACTGCAAGGCAAGCTGGCTGCGCGCGGCGAGCTGGACAGTGTCAGCTTCGGCCTGGTGGGCTTTCGCAACAACATCAAGAAGACCCCGGGCCTGGAGTACGTCGCCAAGACCCTGGTGACCCTCGACCAGGGGCGCGACCCCCAGCGGTTCCAGGAGCTGGTCGGCCAGGTCAAGGCCACCAGCGTGTCCAGCCACTCGTTCAACGAAGACGCTTTCGCCGGGGTCATGCAGGCCGTGCAAGGCATGGACTGGAAGGGCTACGGCGGCCGCTTGATCCTGTTGGTCAGCGATGCCGGGGCCCTGCGCAAGAACGACCCCTTCAGCCGGACCCAGATGAACGAGGCCGAGGTGCGCCAGGCGGCCCTGGGCAAGCAGATCAAGATCTATGCCCTGCACCTGCGCACCGATGCCGGCAAGAAGAACCATGCCCAGGCCGAGACCCAGTACCGGGTGCTGACCGCCGACGCCAACCCGAAGATCGGCGACCTGTACATCCCGGTGGCCGGTGGCGATGTGAGCAAGTTCGGCGAGCGGGTCGACGAGATCGGGACGGTGTTCGCCGACCTGGTCCATCAGGTGCGCGGCAACCAGAGCCAGGCGGTTCCGGTGCTGGCGGCGAGCCCGAGCATCGCCGAGAAATCGGCGGCCATCGGTTATGCCATGCACATGGATTTCCTCGGGCACAAGTCCGCCAGCCAGGCACCGCAACTGGTGAGCGCCTGGACCGCCGACCGCGACCTGACCAATCCGGCGCTGCCGGCATTCCAGGTGTGCGTGATGCTGACCAAGTTGCAGCTCAACGATCTGCAGCAGTCGCTGAAGCTGATCGTCGATGCGGCGCGCAAGACCCAGACCTCGCCCAAGGATTTCTTCCAGGAAATCGCCAGCGCCAGTGCCTATATGAGCCGCGATCCGTCGGCCCTGAGCAAGGGCGGCAACCTTGCCAATGGCGGCGTGCTGGGGGAATACCTGGAGGGGCTGCCGTACCGCAGCAAGTCGCTGAACATGACCCAGGACCTGTGGTTGTCGTTGAGCGTGGCCGAGCAGGAGGACTTCATCGACGAGCTGGATTCGAAGATCCGCCTCTACGAGACGTTCCACAACGACCTGGCCAACTGGGTGCGCTTTGGCGATGCCGAACCGGGTGATGCGCTGTACCGCGTTCCCTTGTCGACCCTGCCGTGA
- a CDS encoding PP2C family protein-serine/threonine phosphatase has translation MRSAPQLSYQSASYSHVGMVRKINEDAWLEAPETGLWLVADGMGGHAAGDYVSSLIVDSLRTVPAGDNLEQYVAALRNGLAAVNAAVREETANRGVTMMGSTVVLLAVRGDQAACLWAGDSRLYRLRDEQLESISRDHSYVQDLQDSGLLSEAEARVHPRANIVTRAIGVEAQLELSQVDLQVLAGDTFLLCSDGLNKTAEDFELRDVLSHSEPNDVVRSLIHLGLTRGAPDNITAIVIKAAGN, from the coding sequence ATGCGTTCAGCGCCACAACTGTCCTACCAGTCCGCCAGCTACAGCCATGTCGGCATGGTGCGGAAAATCAATGAAGATGCCTGGCTCGAAGCGCCGGAAACCGGCCTGTGGCTGGTGGCCGATGGCATGGGGGGGCACGCTGCCGGGGATTACGTCAGCAGCCTGATCGTCGACAGCCTGCGGACGGTGCCGGCCGGTGACAACCTGGAGCAGTACGTTGCCGCGCTGCGCAACGGCCTGGCAGCGGTGAACGCCGCGGTTCGCGAGGAAACCGCCAATCGTGGGGTGACGATGATGGGCAGCACCGTGGTCCTGCTGGCGGTGCGCGGCGACCAGGCAGCCTGCCTGTGGGCCGGTGACAGTCGCCTGTACCGGTTGCGCGACGAACAGCTGGAAAGCATTTCCCGGGACCACAGCTACGTCCAGGACCTGCAGGACAGCGGCCTGCTCAGCGAGGCCGAGGCACGGGTCCACCCACGGGCCAACATCGTCACGCGGGCCATCGGCGTCGAGGCCCAGCTGGAGCTGTCCCAGGTCGACCTGCAGGTACTGGCCGGCGACACCTTCCTGCTGTGCAGTGACGGTTTGAACAAGACTGCCGAGGATTTCGAATTGCGTGACGTGCTCAGCCACAGCGAGCCCAACGATGTGGTGCGCAGCCTGATCCACCTGGGCCTGACCCGGGGCGCGCCGGACAACATCACCGCCATCGTGATCAAGGCCGCAGGAAACTGA
- the tagF gene encoding type VI secretion system-associated protein TagF, which yields MTAPGLYGKLASRGDFVSRGLPQSFIGPWDSWLAAGLLASQNAMGEHWLNAYLVSPLWRFALAPGVCGPQAAIGVVMPSIDRVGRYFPLTVAALLEPGEDLACLVGGPDLWFEQVEQLLLATLDEGASFEALEEGLQALGAPVTALRAEGSQFAGLQRFYVNDPQARSAVLAAQALDGASVWWGRGSQYISPMLLRCQGLPPANDFGQFLLGQEGAV from the coding sequence ATGACGGCGCCCGGCCTGTACGGCAAGCTGGCCAGCCGTGGCGACTTCGTCAGCCGTGGCCTGCCGCAGAGCTTCATCGGTCCCTGGGACAGCTGGTTGGCAGCGGGGCTGCTGGCCAGCCAGAACGCCATGGGCGAGCACTGGCTCAACGCCTACCTGGTCAGCCCGCTGTGGCGCTTCGCCCTGGCCCCGGGCGTGTGCGGACCCCAGGCGGCGATTGGGGTGGTGATGCCGAGCATCGACCGGGTCGGGCGCTATTTCCCCCTGACCGTGGCGGCGCTGCTGGAGCCGGGTGAAGACCTGGCCTGCCTGGTGGGTGGCCCGGACCTGTGGTTCGAGCAAGTGGAGCAGTTGCTCCTGGCGACCCTCGACGAAGGTGCCAGCTTCGAGGCCCTGGAGGAGGGTTTGCAGGCCCTCGGCGCGCCTGTTACGGCACTGCGTGCCGAAGGCAGCCAGTTCGCCGGCCTGCAGCGGTTCTATGTCAATGACCCACAGGCCCGGAGCGCGGTACTCGCTGCCCAGGCCCTGGACGGGGCGAGTGTCTGGTGGGGGCGCGGTTCGCAGTACATCAGCCCGATGTTGCTGCGTTGCCAGGGTCTGCCGCCGGCCAATGATTTTGGGCAATTTCTGCTCGGGCAAGAGGGTGCCGTCTAA
- the tssM gene encoding type VI secretion system membrane subunit TssM, whose product MKAFFSFVIRWVIPLLGLIALSLIIWFIGPLLEFLVPEGRRWALIIFIFAVWIAYRVFRIIQARRHAAKVLQSLAADIPPDPDSLATAEELAALRQRMDEALVLLKKAKLGGDERRNLYELPWYVIIGPPGSGKTTALVNSGLHFPLAAQLGAGAVRGVGGTRNCDWWFTDQAVLLDTAGRYTTQDSHANVDKAAWLGFLDLLKTQRSRRPIDGAFVAISLSDLLLGSEAERAAHAAAIRLRIQELYTQLGVRFPIYLMLTKLDLVPGFMEFFDSLSKEERAQVWGMTFALDDGKSNDSPLAHLPAELAALEQRLNERLVERLQQERDPARRDLIYGFPQQFAALKESLQSFLEGVFKPNAFEERVLLRGVYFTSGTQEGSPIDRLIGAMAQSMNLDRQHLARQTGTGRSYFIEKLFSAVAFAERGLVGVNPKVERRRKWIARGALAATVALVLVVGTLWIVSYRANQNYIAQVDQRVAPVRQSVQNLSPAQRDVLAVLPLLNATRNLAGDAPGWAEGLGLYQGDMLEAESASVYRKLLVAVFAPRLMTRIEEQLHSGGNSDFLYEGLKAYLMLADNEHYDADFIKAWITLDWDQTLSRELPPDQRQALTGHLQALFEKHPPNARLDQRLIDDLRRQLQQLPVAQRVYDRVKRAKLPAGVPDFRLSEAGGRDAALVFTRKSGKPLSEPLSGLFTAKGYREGFLLASVNQAGTLAEEQWVLGRDQAEQQNVVSLAADVRRLYFQDYLRQWDALLADIDFVPITSVAQAADVLRIISGPSSPLKKLLVAVSKETDLQQEERLLAAQGQKVEGGVDQLKQRLGSLLGQEQTAGPAAVANEDPVSLHFADLISLVSKGEGEPAAIDGLLADMNALYVQVSAMVGASGDALLGEAKNQASAAAARVSLTAARQPPLVQGLVKSVVGSTTNTMMGGVRNQLNAAWVSEVVNVYRQSLSGRYPMSPGSSRDATLEDFGQFFGAGGVMDSYFRKYLQPYVNTSTTTWSWQPGAAQKLGISPGVLQTFQRASNIRDAFFRSSGGTQPAVRFELKPVEMDANISQFLLDLDGQQLSYDHGPSRPVAMQWPNPGSIGVVRLSIMPPSASGRSGITLDGPWAWFRLLEQSDLTATNSPDRFNLRLRVDGASISYELRASSAFNPFKSRVLSGFSLPERL is encoded by the coding sequence GTGAAGGCGTTTTTCAGTTTTGTGATTCGCTGGGTGATCCCGCTGCTGGGCCTGATCGCCCTGAGCCTGATCATCTGGTTCATCGGCCCGCTGCTGGAGTTCCTGGTGCCGGAAGGCCGGCGCTGGGCCCTGATCATTTTCATTTTCGCGGTGTGGATCGCCTACCGGGTGTTTCGCATCATCCAGGCCCGCCGGCATGCGGCCAAGGTGTTGCAGAGCCTGGCGGCCGACATCCCGCCGGACCCGGACAGCCTGGCCACTGCCGAAGAGCTGGCCGCCCTGCGCCAGCGCATGGACGAAGCCCTGGTGCTGCTCAAGAAGGCCAAGCTAGGCGGTGACGAGCGGCGCAACCTCTATGAACTGCCGTGGTACGTGATCATCGGTCCGCCGGGTTCGGGCAAGACCACTGCGCTGGTCAACTCCGGCCTGCACTTCCCGCTGGCAGCGCAGCTGGGCGCCGGCGCCGTGCGTGGCGTCGGTGGTACCCGCAACTGCGACTGGTGGTTCACCGACCAGGCCGTGCTGCTGGACACCGCCGGCCGCTACACCACCCAGGACAGCCACGCCAATGTCGACAAGGCCGCCTGGCTGGGCTTTCTCGACCTGCTCAAGACCCAGCGTTCGCGGCGGCCCATCGATGGCGCCTTCGTGGCCATCAGCCTGTCCGACCTGCTGCTGGGCAGCGAGGCGGAGCGGGCGGCCCATGCGGCGGCGATCCGCCTGCGCATCCAGGAGCTGTACACCCAGCTGGGCGTGCGCTTCCCGATCTACCTGATGCTGACCAAGCTCGACCTCGTGCCGGGGTTCATGGAGTTCTTCGACTCCCTGAGCAAGGAAGAGCGGGCCCAGGTCTGGGGCATGACCTTCGCCCTGGACGACGGCAAGAGCAACGACAGCCCCCTGGCCCACCTGCCGGCGGAACTGGCGGCCCTGGAACAGCGCCTCAACGAGCGGCTGGTGGAGCGCCTGCAACAGGAACGCGACCCGGCGCGGCGCGACCTGATCTACGGCTTCCCGCAGCAGTTCGCAGCGCTCAAGGAGTCGTTGCAGAGTTTCCTCGAGGGCGTGTTCAAGCCCAATGCCTTCGAGGAGCGGGTGCTGCTGCGCGGGGTGTACTTCACCAGTGGTACCCAGGAAGGCAGTCCCATCGACCGGCTGATCGGCGCCATGGCCCAGAGCATGAACCTGGACCGCCAGCATCTGGCGCGCCAGACCGGCACCGGGCGCAGCTACTTCATCGAGAAACTGTTCAGCGCCGTGGCCTTTGCCGAGCGCGGCCTGGTGGGGGTCAACCCCAAGGTCGAGCGGCGGCGCAAATGGATCGCTCGCGGCGCCCTGGCGGCCACCGTGGCCCTGGTGCTGGTGGTCGGCACCCTGTGGATCGTCAGCTACCGGGCCAACCAGAACTACATCGCCCAGGTCGACCAGCGCGTGGCGCCAGTGCGCCAGAGCGTGCAGAACCTCAGCCCGGCCCAGCGCGATGTGCTGGCGGTGCTGCCGCTGCTCAACGCGACCCGCAACCTGGCCGGCGATGCACCGGGCTGGGCCGAGGGCCTGGGCCTGTACCAGGGCGACATGCTCGAAGCCGAATCCGCCAGTGTCTATCGCAAGCTGCTGGTGGCGGTGTTCGCCCCGCGCCTGATGACTCGCATCGAGGAGCAGTTGCACAGCGGCGGCAACTCGGACTTCCTCTACGAGGGGCTCAAGGCCTATCTGATGCTGGCGGACAACGAGCACTACGACGCCGATTTCATCAAGGCCTGGATCACCCTGGACTGGGACCAGACCCTGTCCCGCGAGCTGCCGCCCGACCAGCGCCAGGCCCTGACCGGGCATTTGCAGGCGCTGTTCGAGAAGCATCCGCCCAATGCCCGCCTGGACCAGCGCCTGATCGATGACCTGCGCCGCCAACTGCAACAACTGCCGGTGGCCCAGCGAGTCTACGACCGAGTCAAGCGCGCCAAGCTGCCGGCCGGCGTGCCGGACTTTCGCCTGAGCGAAGCCGGGGGCCGCGATGCGGCGCTGGTGTTCACCCGCAAGAGTGGCAAGCCGTTGAGCGAGCCGCTGAGCGGCCTGTTCACCGCCAAGGGCTATCGCGAGGGCTTCCTGCTGGCCAGCGTCAACCAGGCCGGTACCCTGGCCGAGGAGCAGTGGGTACTGGGCCGCGACCAGGCCGAGCAGCAGAATGTCGTCAGCCTGGCGGCCGACGTGCGCCGCTTGTACTTCCAGGACTACCTGCGCCAGTGGGACGCCCTGCTGGCGGACATCGACTTCGTGCCGATCACCAGCGTGGCCCAGGCCGCGGATGTGCTGCGGATCATCTCCGGCCCCAGCTCGCCCTTGAAGAAGCTGCTGGTGGCCGTGTCCAAGGAAACCGACCTGCAGCAGGAAGAGCGCCTGTTGGCAGCCCAGGGCCAGAAGGTCGAGGGCGGGGTCGACCAGCTCAAGCAGCGCCTGGGTTCGCTGTTGGGCCAGGAGCAGACGGCGGGTCCGGCGGCCGTGGCCAACGAAGACCCGGTGAGCCTGCATTTCGCCGACCTGATCAGCCTGGTGAGCAAGGGCGAGGGTGAGCCGGCGGCCATCGATGGGCTGCTGGCGGACATGAACGCCCTGTACGTGCAGGTCAGTGCCATGGTCGGCGCCAGCGGCGATGCCTTGCTGGGCGAGGCCAAGAACCAGGCCAGCGCCGCGGCGGCACGGGTCAGCCTGACGGCCGCACGCCAGCCGCCGCTGGTGCAGGGGCTGGTGAAGTCGGTGGTCGGTTCCACCACCAACACCATGATGGGCGGGGTTCGCAATCAACTGAACGCGGCCTGGGTCAGCGAGGTGGTGAATGTCTATCGCCAGTCCCTGAGCGGCCGCTACCCGATGTCGCCGGGCAGCTCGCGGGACGCGACCCTGGAAGACTTCGGCCAGTTCTTCGGTGCGGGCGGGGTGATGGACAGCTACTTCCGCAAGTACCTGCAGCCTTACGTCAACACCTCCACCACCACCTGGAGCTGGCAGCCGGGAGCGGCGCAGAAGCTGGGGATATCCCCTGGAGTGCTGCAGACCTTCCAGCGGGCCTCGAACATTCGCGATGCGTTCTTCCGCTCCAGCGGCGGCACCCAGCCAGCCGTGCGTTTCGAGCTCAAGCCGGTGGAGATGGACGCCAATATCAGCCAGTTCCTCCTCGACCTCGACGGCCAGCAACTGAGCTATGACCACGGCCCGAGCCGGCCGGTGGCCATGCAGTGGCCGAACCCGGGGAGCATTGGCGTGGTGCGCTTGTCGATCATGCCGCCGTCGGCCAGTGGGCGTTCGGGGATCACCCTGGATGGCCCGTGGGCCTGGTTCCGCCTGCTGGAGCAATCGGACCTGACCGCCACCAACTCGCCGGATCGCTTCAACCTGCGGCTGCGGGTGGACGGCGCGAGCATTTCCTATGAGTTGCGGGCCAGCAGTGCCTTCAACCCGTTCAAGAGCCGGGTGCTCAGCGGCTTCAGCCTGCCGGAGCGGCTATGA